A genomic window from Mustela erminea isolate mMusErm1 chromosome 16, mMusErm1.Pri, whole genome shotgun sequence includes:
- the LOC116575202 gene encoding 60S ribosomal protein L10-like, producing MWGAFGKPQGTVARVHIGQVIMSIRTKLQNKEHVIEALRRAKFKFPGRQKIHISKKWGFTKFNADEFEDMVAEKRLIPDGCGVKYIPNRGPLDKWRALHS from the coding sequence ATGTGGGGTGCCTTTGGAAAGCCCCAGGGCACAGTAGCCAGGGTCCACATTGGCCAAGTCATCATGTCCATCCGTACCAAGCTGCAGAACAAGGAGCATGTGATTGAGGCCCTACGCAGGGCCAAGTTCAAGTTCCCTGGCCGCCAGAAGATCCACATCTCCAAGAAGTGGGGCTTTACTAAGTTCAATGCGGATGAATTTGAAGACATGGTGGCTGAAAAGCGGCTTATCCCAGATGGCTGTGGGGTCAAATACATCCCTAACCGTGGTCCCTTGGACAAATGGAGGGCTCTGCACTCATGA